A window from Neodiprion fabricii isolate iyNeoFabr1 chromosome 2, iyNeoFabr1.1, whole genome shotgun sequence encodes these proteins:
- the LOC124176260 gene encoding TATA element modulatory factor isoform X1 → MSWFDASGIANLAKSALKEAQKTIDKALDIKEEEQKRIETPLRDENAAGDSTDFFAEWGIKTDNGQAEKSNEVTAICKEKSTTSVIWGSFAGSFFENPSSSTDVRTTSTGINSDSVLSSQDSILEDTHLNNPTTSIPSFSYNRNTECQTDSALQHDSSDRMLHSSPLRMDDTAQNSTNSNDRDRAKDLAEKLVKMRQNPVDSSVLPRTNNYESFKGLEALDLGESNDTIIDESFSNSQLIVDLDEDGARADGEEGRRQSLGNSFGMFVNPAEVIEPRNHDNLAQRRRSSDETIPEDSKKISVIRRQELNSANRVTNRTSVVSSESDMKSSDSVEILGSRSSPCTDCTTTPESDLYSFGQSTGSSAVGTKINSDSVEILPDNSSLTTSPSSVEILGEWKSESSPFVSPDDGESITPYDPNLMDPMLEGRHLKSAAMLYAESAKEIEERQTLGGTPIIHPLQLPLNSPIAPSLSGACLSNRSSLPAKLSVEPKGDDISPDSVEVIPEIDESEEPSLADDSYTSASESTVLLTVMEGSHNQMADRNKSKALDFVDRNSKMHDSCPDTRQNVSISMLADTQLNLSLDSLKEKHSFRLALTPIMTQPIRKPVDSLEFEVLDTLKSSTIELPDPDTFQENIAQLQKNEFIDCHDQQQQESDTFTTDQSSCEETLIETSSADNATLVCQAEPKIVDTTTLTASSYVKNMLAEAMVEKIEAIDSVQPRAQVEATRDTSPISSESRSDLVKIGSDQTSGHTSGDELETATSSDIEIISRYSPNGDSSSTQSRQSPAKLQTNKSSDLLTKTLNKARGHSRQLSEISVGSDDTNVEIEKLFKRIQEMTEILEARESKLVDVSRINMELHECNESLRSQLNSIQKCAEENQELSQITDEYTQRLSALERKFQQAIRERDTLRKQMEQLKHEASTRFSSQELSSIGAEKDQVIKELREEGEILSKQQLQHSNIIKKLRSKEKESDNTIKQQREQIEEQSLELERLKRSLYAKEEIERTQIEAVHSLTAKTKRQEKEVLTLQEKLDDALNKLDTYKKSLEAAKIDLTETKQHLAFAEEELKEAIENAGESSRLSAQVRELKTRLRQAEETRVKREDSLRQENNELLKRLESSEERNEALSESVSMATKPLLRQLEQLQSNLSTKNASFLKQEKILSETIAELQRKLDTTVETNRSLREENVATKSKLTNLEAKINTLESEKDKLEKLCREKMLENSQFAEECKIHRKRLESVEESHAKQIKELKREVNSLENKLSMEKAATDAEKRKNHPILEQQQQGLPDDEPRLSPTSSIGRDSIGSLSSVWPSFNESTFESGSGRFGNIYESVRSGANSSTSMFENLQSQLKQRDGEVQQLQWELSRRNMERDALNSELSKLTFKVENLTSRLHEVELLNESLNDTRTKYDALLQMYGEKVEENQELRLDLEDVKEMYKTQIDQLLRREAQ, encoded by the exons ATGAGCTGGTTCGACGCATCGGGAATTGCCAATTTGGCAAAGTCGGCGCTAAAAGAAGCACAGAAAACAATTGACAAAGCGTTGGACATCAAAGAGGAGGAACAAAAGAGAATCGAAACACCATTGAGAGATGAAAATGCAGCTGGAGACAGTACTGACTTTTTCGCAGAATGGGGAATAAAAACTGACAATGGGCAAGCAGAAAAATCTAATGAAGTAACAGCCATCTGTAAAGAAAAGTCAACAACTAGCGTAATATGGGGTAGCTTCGCAGGgtcgtttttcgaaaatccCAGCTCCAGTACTGATGTGCGGACTACATCTACTGGAATCAATTCGGATTCTGTATTGTCCTCACAAGATAGCATTTTAGAAGACACGCATTTGAATAACCCTACGACATCTATACCATCTTTCTCTTATAATCGAAATACAGAATGTCAAACCGATTCTGCGTTGCAACATGACTCTTCGGATAGAATGTTGCATTCGTCACCACTTAGGATGGATGATACTGCTCAGAATTCTACCAATAGTAATGATAGGGATAGGGCCAAGGATCTGGCtgaaaaattggtgaaaatgaGGCAGAATCCTGTTGATAGCTCCGTATTACCTCGCACGAATAACTACGAGTCATTCAAGGGACTAGAGGCACTCGACCTGGGAGAATCTAACGATACTATAATTGATGAATCATTTAGCAATAGTCAACTTATCGTGGATTTAGATGAAGATGGAGCACGAGCTGATGGGGAGGAGGGTAGAAGGCAGAGTTTGGGTAATAGCTTTGGAATGTTTGTTAACCCTGCCGAGGTGATCGAACCGAGAAACCATGATAATCTTGCACAAAGACGGCGTAGTAGTGATGAAACTATACCAGAGGATTCGAAGAAGATCTCTGTAATTAGGAGACAAGAATTAAATAGTGCAAACCGTGTCACAAACAGGACATCTGTCGTATCTTCAGAGAGTGATATGAAGAGTTCAGATAGTGTTGAAATCCTAGGGTCAAGATCCAGTCCATGTACTGACTGTACAACAACTCCAGAATCTGATCTTTATTCATTTGGTCAGTCGACTGGATCATCGGCAGTgggtacaaaaataaattcagattCAGTTGAGATATTACCTGACAACAGCAGCTTGACAACATCTCCAAGCTCGGTGGAAATTCTCGGTGAATGGAAGAGCGAGAGCAGTCCCTTTGTTTCGCCGGATGATGGTGAAAGTATTACACCATATGATCCTAATCTGATGGATCCTATGCTAGAAGGACGGCATCTGAAATCAGCAGCAATGCTCTATGCTGAGAGTGCAAAAGAGATTGAAGAACGGCAGACCTTAGGAGGCACGCCAATTATTCACCCACTCCAGTTGCCCTTGAATAGTCCCATAGCACCCAGTTTGTCTGGTGCATGTTTGAGCAATCGGTCCAGCTTGCCAGCAAAACTCAGCGTTGAGCCTAAAGGTGATGACATATCACCGGACAGTGTTGAAGTGATTCCAGAGATAGATGAGTCGGAAGAACCAAGCTTGGCTGATGATTCGTACACCTCCGCGTCTGAGAGCACTGTCCTATTGACTGTGATGGAGGGTAGCCATAATCAAATGGCCGACCGTAACAAATCAAAGGCGTTGGATTTTGTGGACCGAAACTCAAAGATGCACGATTCTTGTCCTGACACAAGGCAGAATGTCTCAATCTCAATGCTGGCTGATACACAGCTAAACCTTAGCCTTGACTCATTGAAAGAAAAGCATAGTTTCCGTCTTGCCCTTACACCGATAATGACACAGCCTATACGAAAGCCTGTTGATTCTCTCGAGTTCGAGGTTCTCGATACATTGAAGTCGTCTACAATAGAACTGCCAGATCCTGATACCTTCCAGGAAAATATAGCTCAACTTCAAAAAAACGAATTCATAGATTGTCATGATCAGCAACAGCAAGAAAGTGATACATTCACCACTGATCAGTCCAGTTGTGAGGAAACGCTGATTGAAACCAGCTCAGCAGACAATGCCACGCTAGTCTGCCAAGCTGAGCCCAAAATTGTAGATACTACCACTTTAACTGCCAGTTCTTATGTCAAAAATATGCTAGCTGAAGCAATGGTTGAGAAGATTGAGGCTATCGATTCGGTGCAGCCACGTGCCCAAGTTGAAGCTACTAGAGATACTTCACCAATTTCCTCAGAGAG TCGTTCAGACCTGGTCAAGATTGGATCAGATCAAACTAGTGGTCACACAAGTGGAGACGAATTAGAGACGGCAACCTCGAGCGACATTGAAATAATATCCAGGTACAG TCCAAATGGTGATTCAAGTTCGACCCAGTCACGTCAGAGTCCAGCCAAGttacaaacaaacaaaagttCTGATCTCCTTACCAAAACGTTGAATAAGGCAAGGGGTCACTCCCGCCAGCTTAGTGAAATAAGTGTCGGTTCAGATGATACAAACGTTGAAATTGAGAAGCTGTTCAAGAGGATACAGGAGATGACTGAAATTTTGGAAGCAAGAGAATCTAAGCTTGTTGATGTAAGCCGTATCAACATGGAACTACACGAATGTAACGAAAGTTTGAGAAG CCAGTTGAATAGTATTCAAAAATGTGCGGAGGAAAACCAAGAGCTCAGCCAAATCACCGATGAATATACTCAACGGCTTTCTGCTTTAGAGCGAAAATTCCAGCAAGCAATTAGAGAGCGGGACACATTGAGAAAGCAAATGGAACAGCTGAAACATGAAGCCTCAACAAGGTTTTCATCTCAGGAACTATCATCCATTGGAGCAGAGAAAGATCAAGTTATTAAGGAATTGAGGGAGGAGGGCGAAATATTAAGTAAACAGCAGCTACAACACAGTAATATTATAAAGAAATTGAGATctaaagagaaagagagcgataACACTATTAAGCAGCAAAG GGAGCAAATTGAAGAACAATCTCTTGAATTGGAAAGACTTAAACGGTCTCTGTATGCAAAGGAAGAGATTGAACGTACTCAAATAGAAGCAGTGCATTCGCTCACAGCAAAGACAAAAAGACAAGAGAAAGAAGTTCTGACTCTACAAGAAAAACTAGATGATGCTTTGAATAAATTGGATACCTACAAAAAAAGCCTGGAGGCTGCAAAAAT AGATTTAACAGAAACAAAACAGCACTTGGCATTTGCTGAGGAGGAACTAAAAGAAGCTATAGAAAACGCGGGGGAGTCCAGCCGACTTTCGGCGCAAGTTCGTGAACTCAAAACTAGATTGCGACAAGCAGAAGAGACACGTGTGAA GAGGGAAGACTCTTTGAGACAGGAGAACAACGAGCTATTGAAACGTTTGGAATCATctgaagaaagaaacgaagcACTTTCTGAATCTGTTTCAATGGCCACAAAGCCACTGTTGCGCCAATTAGAGCAGCTGCAATCTAATTTATCGACCAAGAACGCCAGTTTTCTGAAACAAGAGAAAATATTGTCAGAGACAATTGCTGAATTGCAAAGAAAGCTTGACACTACAGTTGAAACAAATAGATCGCTTAGAGAAGAAAATGTAGCTACAAAATCTAAACTGACTAATCTAGAGGCAAAAATAAACACCTTAGAATCAGAAAAAGATAAACTAGAAAAACTGTGCCGGGAAAAAATGTTGGAGAATTCACAGTTCGCCGAGGAATGTaaaat aCATCGGAAGAGGCTAGAGTCAGTCGAGGAATCACATGCTAAGCAAATAAAAGAACTAAAGCGTGAAGTCAATTCACTGGAGAATAAATTGTCCATGGAAAAGGCTGCCACAGATGccgagaaaaggaaaaaccaTCCAATTTTGGAACAACAGCAACAAGGGCTCCCTGATGATGAACCAAGGCTCAGTCCAACATCCAGCATTGGAAGAGATTCTATTGGTAGTTTAAGCAGCGTCTGGCCGTCG ttcaATGAGTCAACGTTTGAGAGTGGCTCTGGACGGTTCGGAAATATTTACGAAAGCGTGCGATCAGGCGCTAATAGCAGCACATccatgtttgaaaatttgcagtCTCAGCTAAAGCAAAGAGATG GAGAAGTACAGCAACTTCAATGGGAACTGTCGAGACGAAACATGGAACGTGATGCTCTTAACTCCGAATTGTCAAAATTGACGTTCAAAGTAGAAAACCTGACTAGTAGACTTCACGAAGTTGAATTGTTAAACGAAAGCCTTAACGATACTCGGACCAAATACGATGCTTTGCTGCAAATGTATGGAGAAAAGGTTGAAGAAAATCAAGAGCTTAGGCTCGACTTGGAGGATGTCAAAGAGATGTACAAGACTCAGATTGATCAACTACTTAGAAGAGAAGCACAGTAG
- the LOC124176260 gene encoding TATA element modulatory factor isoform X2 yields the protein MSWFDASGIANLAKSALKEAQKTIDKALDIKEEEQKRIETPLRDENAAGDSTDFFAEWGIKTDNGQAEKSNEVTAICKEKSTTSVIWGSFAGSFFENPSSSTDVRTTSTGINSDSVLSSQDSILEDTHLNNPTTSIPSFSYNRNTECQTDSALQHDSSDRMLHSSPLRMDDTAQNSTNSNDRDRAKDLAEKLVKMRQNPVDSSVLPRTNNYESFKGLEALDLGESNDTIIDESFSNSQLIVDLDEDGARADGEEGRRQSLGNSFGMFVNPAEVIEPRNHDNLAQRRRSSDETIPEDSKKISVIRRQELNSANRVTNRTSVVSSESDMKSSDSVEILGSRSSPCTDCTTTPESDLYSFGQSTGSSAVGTKINSDSVEILPDNSSLTTSPSSVEILGEWKSESSPFVSPDDGESITPYDPNLMDPMLEGRHLKSAAMLYAESAKEIEERQTLGGTPIIHPLQLPLNSPIAPSLSGACLSNRSSLPAKLSVEPKGDDISPDSVEVIPEIDESEEPSLADDSYTSASESTVLLTVMEGSHNQMADRNKSKALDFVDRNSKMHDSCPDTRQNVSISMLADTQLNLSLDSLKEKHSFRLALTPIMTQPIRKPVDSLEFEVLDTLKSSTIELPDPDTFQENIAQLQKNEFIDCHDQQQQESDTFTTDQSSCEETLIETSSADNATLVCQAEPKIVDTTTLTASSYVKNMLAEAMVEKIEAIDSVQPRAQVEATRDTSPISSESRSDLVKIGSDQTSGHTSGDELETATSSDIEIISSPNGDSSSTQSRQSPAKLQTNKSSDLLTKTLNKARGHSRQLSEISVGSDDTNVEIEKLFKRIQEMTEILEARESKLVDVSRINMELHECNESLRSQLNSIQKCAEENQELSQITDEYTQRLSALERKFQQAIRERDTLRKQMEQLKHEASTRFSSQELSSIGAEKDQVIKELREEGEILSKQQLQHSNIIKKLRSKEKESDNTIKQQREQIEEQSLELERLKRSLYAKEEIERTQIEAVHSLTAKTKRQEKEVLTLQEKLDDALNKLDTYKKSLEAAKIDLTETKQHLAFAEEELKEAIENAGESSRLSAQVRELKTRLRQAEETRVKREDSLRQENNELLKRLESSEERNEALSESVSMATKPLLRQLEQLQSNLSTKNASFLKQEKILSETIAELQRKLDTTVETNRSLREENVATKSKLTNLEAKINTLESEKDKLEKLCREKMLENSQFAEECKIHRKRLESVEESHAKQIKELKREVNSLENKLSMEKAATDAEKRKNHPILEQQQQGLPDDEPRLSPTSSIGRDSIGSLSSVWPSFNESTFESGSGRFGNIYESVRSGANSSTSMFENLQSQLKQRDGEVQQLQWELSRRNMERDALNSELSKLTFKVENLTSRLHEVELLNESLNDTRTKYDALLQMYGEKVEENQELRLDLEDVKEMYKTQIDQLLRREAQ from the exons ATGAGCTGGTTCGACGCATCGGGAATTGCCAATTTGGCAAAGTCGGCGCTAAAAGAAGCACAGAAAACAATTGACAAAGCGTTGGACATCAAAGAGGAGGAACAAAAGAGAATCGAAACACCATTGAGAGATGAAAATGCAGCTGGAGACAGTACTGACTTTTTCGCAGAATGGGGAATAAAAACTGACAATGGGCAAGCAGAAAAATCTAATGAAGTAACAGCCATCTGTAAAGAAAAGTCAACAACTAGCGTAATATGGGGTAGCTTCGCAGGgtcgtttttcgaaaatccCAGCTCCAGTACTGATGTGCGGACTACATCTACTGGAATCAATTCGGATTCTGTATTGTCCTCACAAGATAGCATTTTAGAAGACACGCATTTGAATAACCCTACGACATCTATACCATCTTTCTCTTATAATCGAAATACAGAATGTCAAACCGATTCTGCGTTGCAACATGACTCTTCGGATAGAATGTTGCATTCGTCACCACTTAGGATGGATGATACTGCTCAGAATTCTACCAATAGTAATGATAGGGATAGGGCCAAGGATCTGGCtgaaaaattggtgaaaatgaGGCAGAATCCTGTTGATAGCTCCGTATTACCTCGCACGAATAACTACGAGTCATTCAAGGGACTAGAGGCACTCGACCTGGGAGAATCTAACGATACTATAATTGATGAATCATTTAGCAATAGTCAACTTATCGTGGATTTAGATGAAGATGGAGCACGAGCTGATGGGGAGGAGGGTAGAAGGCAGAGTTTGGGTAATAGCTTTGGAATGTTTGTTAACCCTGCCGAGGTGATCGAACCGAGAAACCATGATAATCTTGCACAAAGACGGCGTAGTAGTGATGAAACTATACCAGAGGATTCGAAGAAGATCTCTGTAATTAGGAGACAAGAATTAAATAGTGCAAACCGTGTCACAAACAGGACATCTGTCGTATCTTCAGAGAGTGATATGAAGAGTTCAGATAGTGTTGAAATCCTAGGGTCAAGATCCAGTCCATGTACTGACTGTACAACAACTCCAGAATCTGATCTTTATTCATTTGGTCAGTCGACTGGATCATCGGCAGTgggtacaaaaataaattcagattCAGTTGAGATATTACCTGACAACAGCAGCTTGACAACATCTCCAAGCTCGGTGGAAATTCTCGGTGAATGGAAGAGCGAGAGCAGTCCCTTTGTTTCGCCGGATGATGGTGAAAGTATTACACCATATGATCCTAATCTGATGGATCCTATGCTAGAAGGACGGCATCTGAAATCAGCAGCAATGCTCTATGCTGAGAGTGCAAAAGAGATTGAAGAACGGCAGACCTTAGGAGGCACGCCAATTATTCACCCACTCCAGTTGCCCTTGAATAGTCCCATAGCACCCAGTTTGTCTGGTGCATGTTTGAGCAATCGGTCCAGCTTGCCAGCAAAACTCAGCGTTGAGCCTAAAGGTGATGACATATCACCGGACAGTGTTGAAGTGATTCCAGAGATAGATGAGTCGGAAGAACCAAGCTTGGCTGATGATTCGTACACCTCCGCGTCTGAGAGCACTGTCCTATTGACTGTGATGGAGGGTAGCCATAATCAAATGGCCGACCGTAACAAATCAAAGGCGTTGGATTTTGTGGACCGAAACTCAAAGATGCACGATTCTTGTCCTGACACAAGGCAGAATGTCTCAATCTCAATGCTGGCTGATACACAGCTAAACCTTAGCCTTGACTCATTGAAAGAAAAGCATAGTTTCCGTCTTGCCCTTACACCGATAATGACACAGCCTATACGAAAGCCTGTTGATTCTCTCGAGTTCGAGGTTCTCGATACATTGAAGTCGTCTACAATAGAACTGCCAGATCCTGATACCTTCCAGGAAAATATAGCTCAACTTCAAAAAAACGAATTCATAGATTGTCATGATCAGCAACAGCAAGAAAGTGATACATTCACCACTGATCAGTCCAGTTGTGAGGAAACGCTGATTGAAACCAGCTCAGCAGACAATGCCACGCTAGTCTGCCAAGCTGAGCCCAAAATTGTAGATACTACCACTTTAACTGCCAGTTCTTATGTCAAAAATATGCTAGCTGAAGCAATGGTTGAGAAGATTGAGGCTATCGATTCGGTGCAGCCACGTGCCCAAGTTGAAGCTACTAGAGATACTTCACCAATTTCCTCAGAGAG TCGTTCAGACCTGGTCAAGATTGGATCAGATCAAACTAGTGGTCACACAAGTGGAGACGAATTAGAGACGGCAACCTCGAGCGACATTGAAATAATATCCAG TCCAAATGGTGATTCAAGTTCGACCCAGTCACGTCAGAGTCCAGCCAAGttacaaacaaacaaaagttCTGATCTCCTTACCAAAACGTTGAATAAGGCAAGGGGTCACTCCCGCCAGCTTAGTGAAATAAGTGTCGGTTCAGATGATACAAACGTTGAAATTGAGAAGCTGTTCAAGAGGATACAGGAGATGACTGAAATTTTGGAAGCAAGAGAATCTAAGCTTGTTGATGTAAGCCGTATCAACATGGAACTACACGAATGTAACGAAAGTTTGAGAAG CCAGTTGAATAGTATTCAAAAATGTGCGGAGGAAAACCAAGAGCTCAGCCAAATCACCGATGAATATACTCAACGGCTTTCTGCTTTAGAGCGAAAATTCCAGCAAGCAATTAGAGAGCGGGACACATTGAGAAAGCAAATGGAACAGCTGAAACATGAAGCCTCAACAAGGTTTTCATCTCAGGAACTATCATCCATTGGAGCAGAGAAAGATCAAGTTATTAAGGAATTGAGGGAGGAGGGCGAAATATTAAGTAAACAGCAGCTACAACACAGTAATATTATAAAGAAATTGAGATctaaagagaaagagagcgataACACTATTAAGCAGCAAAG GGAGCAAATTGAAGAACAATCTCTTGAATTGGAAAGACTTAAACGGTCTCTGTATGCAAAGGAAGAGATTGAACGTACTCAAATAGAAGCAGTGCATTCGCTCACAGCAAAGACAAAAAGACAAGAGAAAGAAGTTCTGACTCTACAAGAAAAACTAGATGATGCTTTGAATAAATTGGATACCTACAAAAAAAGCCTGGAGGCTGCAAAAAT AGATTTAACAGAAACAAAACAGCACTTGGCATTTGCTGAGGAGGAACTAAAAGAAGCTATAGAAAACGCGGGGGAGTCCAGCCGACTTTCGGCGCAAGTTCGTGAACTCAAAACTAGATTGCGACAAGCAGAAGAGACACGTGTGAA GAGGGAAGACTCTTTGAGACAGGAGAACAACGAGCTATTGAAACGTTTGGAATCATctgaagaaagaaacgaagcACTTTCTGAATCTGTTTCAATGGCCACAAAGCCACTGTTGCGCCAATTAGAGCAGCTGCAATCTAATTTATCGACCAAGAACGCCAGTTTTCTGAAACAAGAGAAAATATTGTCAGAGACAATTGCTGAATTGCAAAGAAAGCTTGACACTACAGTTGAAACAAATAGATCGCTTAGAGAAGAAAATGTAGCTACAAAATCTAAACTGACTAATCTAGAGGCAAAAATAAACACCTTAGAATCAGAAAAAGATAAACTAGAAAAACTGTGCCGGGAAAAAATGTTGGAGAATTCACAGTTCGCCGAGGAATGTaaaat aCATCGGAAGAGGCTAGAGTCAGTCGAGGAATCACATGCTAAGCAAATAAAAGAACTAAAGCGTGAAGTCAATTCACTGGAGAATAAATTGTCCATGGAAAAGGCTGCCACAGATGccgagaaaaggaaaaaccaTCCAATTTTGGAACAACAGCAACAAGGGCTCCCTGATGATGAACCAAGGCTCAGTCCAACATCCAGCATTGGAAGAGATTCTATTGGTAGTTTAAGCAGCGTCTGGCCGTCG ttcaATGAGTCAACGTTTGAGAGTGGCTCTGGACGGTTCGGAAATATTTACGAAAGCGTGCGATCAGGCGCTAATAGCAGCACATccatgtttgaaaatttgcagtCTCAGCTAAAGCAAAGAGATG GAGAAGTACAGCAACTTCAATGGGAACTGTCGAGACGAAACATGGAACGTGATGCTCTTAACTCCGAATTGTCAAAATTGACGTTCAAAGTAGAAAACCTGACTAGTAGACTTCACGAAGTTGAATTGTTAAACGAAAGCCTTAACGATACTCGGACCAAATACGATGCTTTGCTGCAAATGTATGGAGAAAAGGTTGAAGAAAATCAAGAGCTTAGGCTCGACTTGGAGGATGTCAAAGAGATGTACAAGACTCAGATTGATCAACTACTTAGAAGAGAAGCACAGTAG
- the LOC124176263 gene encoding protoporphyrinogen oxidase: MSGRTAVLGGGISGLSAAYYLCDNPAFRAIKIIEASSRTGGWLRSRVSSEGVIFEEGPRTIRPRGPAGLNTLNLVDSLKLSEKIIPISFTHPAAKNRMIYAGKKLHTLPNSLIAMFKVNSPFSRPLVSCLITDLKAPQLIKQDESLYSFVERRLGKDAADYLISPMVCGICAGDAKEISVNFLMKSLFEYEQKYGSIVKGYVKSNWEAFRSRSNKTNSQKSNDNDEITSYRRAENEKWSIWTLRGGLEQLPTALADSLSSHGVQISLNSKCEELTFTEGGVELKFNGKTEEYSRVISSLSAKNLAPMIHHQHPQLANELIAIPSVTVAVVNLEFVGNVLEQEAFGFLVPPNEKLPILGVIFDSCILPPRNSTVLTVMMGGAWFTKNFGDQPSKEHLLEVAVHHVKTILHIEADPVAHNVAILKDCIPQYVVGHEQRIRGIENYLVKHKLPLYLCGSSYYGVGLNDVVLSAKQAASAVTQQC, encoded by the exons ATGTCGGGAAGGACCGCCGTTTTGGGAGGTGGAATATCAGGCCTCTCTGCGGCTTATTATCTGTGCGATAACCCAGCTTTTCGGGCCATCAAAATAATCGAAGCATCCAGTAGAACTGGCGGATGGCTACGCTCAAGAGTGTCATCGGAGGGTGTTATATTCGAGGAAGGACCAAGGACGATAAGACCCCGAGGTCCTGCTGGTTTAAATACTCTCAATCTAGTGGACAGTCTaaaattgtcagaaaaaataattccaattAGTTTCACACATCCAGCAGCTAAAAACCGAATGATTTATGCTGGCAAGAAATTACACACGCTGCCCAACTCGTTGATTGCTATGTTTAAGGTGAATTCGCCATTTAGTCGACCTTTGGTTAGCTGCTTGATTACCGATTTAAAAGCGCCGCAGCTTATCAAACAAGACGAAAGTCTTTATAGTTTTGTTGAAAGACGACTGGGAAAAGATGCAGCTGATTATTTGATAAGTCCAATGGTTTGTGGAATTTGCGCAGGAGATGCAAAAGAGATCAGTGTAAATTTTCTAATGAAATCTTTATTCGaatatgaacaaaaatatgGTTCTATTGTAAAAGGTTATGTAAAAAGTAATTGGGAGGCGTTCAGAAGCAGGTCTAACAAAACCAATAGCCAGAAATCAAATGACAATGATGAAATTACATCATATCGACGagctgaaaatgaaaaatggtcaATCTGGACTTTGCGTGGTGGACTTGAACAATTACCAACAGCACTCGCTGACAGTCTCAGTTCACATGGGGtacaaatttctttaaatAGTAAATGTGAAGAATTGACTTTCACAGAAGGTGGtgttgaattaaaattcaatggGAAGACTGAAGAGTATTCAAGAGTAATATCCAGTTTATCTGCCAAGAATTTGGCACCTATGATTCACCACCAACATCCACAGCTAGCAAACGAGCTTATAGCTATACCCTCTGTTACTGTGGCTGTTGTTAATTTGGAATTTGTCGGCAACGTGCTGGAACAAGAAGCATTTGGATTTTTAGTACCACCTAATGAGAAATTGCCAATTTTGGGGGTCATTTTTGACTCATGCATTTTACCTCCAAGGAACTCTACA GTCCTCACTGTGATGATGGGTGGAGCCTggtttacaaaaaatttcggtGATCAACCATCGAAAGAGCATCTCTTGGAAGTAGCAGTGCATCATGTCAAAACTATTTTACATATTGAAGCAGATCCAGTTGCACACAATGTGGCTATTCTAAAGGATTGTATTCCACAGTACGTAGTTGGTCATGAGCAAAGGATTCGTGGTATCGAAAACTACTTAGTGAAACACAAACTTCCCCTTTATCTTTGTGGCTCTTCATATTATGGTGTTGGATTGAATGACGTTGTTCTGTCTGCAAAACAGGCAGCTTCAGCGGTTACTCAACAATGTTGA